The following DNA comes from Streptococcus canis.
TTCATCATAATATCGTAAAAAACAGCTGGGTAATGGGTCTTGAAATAAGCCAACTGAAAAGCTAAAGCTGAATAGGCAAAGGCATGGCTGCGGTTAAAACCATAACCTGCAAATTTTTCCATCCGTCTAAAAAGCCCTCTAGCTGTTTCTTCAGCTCTTCCTAAATGCTTAGCTCCGGCAATAAACTCCTCTTCCATTTTTTGCATTTCTTGCAGATTTTTTTTAGACATGGCACGTCTTAACAGGTCGGCCTTGCCTAATGTAAAACCAGCATAAACCTGCGCAATCTGCATAACCTGTTCTTGATAAAGCATAATACCATAAGTAGGTTCTAAAATTGGAGCAATCACAGGATCAATCAAATCAATTTTTTCTTGCCCTTCTCGTCGTTTAATGAAATTAGCAGTATAGTCACTTGCCCCTGGCCTATTTAGGCTGGTAGTGGCGACAATTTCTTCAAAATGTTGTGGCTTAATCCGTTTTAAAAGATTAATGGCACCGTTTTGTTCAAATTGGAAAATTCCCTTGGTATCCCCTCTAGCAAAAAGTGCCAAAGTTTGCGGATCTTCTAAATCAATGGCTGCAATATCAATCTGATGCCCGTAGTCTTTAGCAACCTTCTCTTGCATTTTTTGAACAAGGGTCAAATTTCTTAGACCCAAAAAATCCATTTTTAACAGGCCATTAGCTTCGACCGCATGAGCATCATACTGGGTAATCATCATGTCATCACCCGATTTTAATGGAATATGATTGGTCAAGGTGTCATCACTCATCACAATACCAGCTGCGTGAATGGACGTTTGTCTTGGATTTCCTTCGATACGCTTGGCAATGGCAAAGGCCTTTTGAAATTCAGCTCTGCTATTAATAACCTGCCTAAAAGAAACTGATTTTTCATAGACAGTAGCCAAGCTATCCCTAAAACCAATTTTTTTAGTGAGCTTGGTCAGTTCGTATTCTGGAACCCCAAACCGCTTGAAAACATCACGAATAGCCTGTTTAGGTCCAAAAGTTGAAAAGGTCACAATTTGCGCCGAATGTTCGCTTCCATAACGATTTCGGACATATCGGAGAAATTCTGAACGGTAAATATCCGGAAGATCAATATCAATATCCGGCATGCTATAACGTTCTTTGTTTAAAAAGCGTTCAAATAGCAAATCATGTTGAACTGGATCAATCCCTGTAATGTTCAGAGCATAAGCCACTAGGCTACCTGCTGCCGAGCCACGTCCCATCCCCATATAGTAGCCTTTACTGCGTCCAAAGCGAAGCAAATCCCACACAATCAAAAAATAATCATCAAAGCCCATATCAGAAATAATAGCCAATTCATGCTGCAAGCGTGATTGATAGGGTTCCTTCCACACCCCCTTTTCCTTCAAGCCAGCTTCGGTTAATTCTTTCAATTCTTGCTTCGCAGGCTTATTGCGATTAAACCGTGGTAATTTTAAGTCTGTGTCAAAATCATAATGAATCCCTGCCACCAAGTTTTCTAACTCATGCAAGGCTTGCGGACAATTTTCTTGATAAAAAGCTGTCATCGTCTGGCAATCAACCAAATCTTGATTGCTTTCTACCAGATGAGTCTCCGCTAAGGTAAGATTATCCCTTATGGCATGCAGCATGTGTAGGGTTTCCAAATCGTCATGCGAAAAATAACGAACGGTTCTTAGCGGAATAGGTTGATGCTGATAAGTGATTTGAGTAAAATCAGTCGTCTCATCAACACCAACTAAATAGTCAAAAGGTAAAGTGAGGTTAGGGCTTAAATAACGATGAGGGATAATAACTGCTACCCCCTCCAGATGTTGACAGAGATAGTCAATATCTAAGGCTCCAGACATTTTTTCTGTTGATAACTTGAGTAGACTATGGTAACCAGCTGTATTTTTAGCAATCAATTTTAGCTGTAATAGTTCTTCCTGATAAACCAAATCCATTTCCAATCCTACAACGGGTTGAAGCCCATGTTTTTGACAGCCTCTAATAAAATGATAAGTAGCATAAAGGTTATCCTGATCCATGATGCCTATGGTTTGATAGCCAAGTTGCTTTGCTTGTTCAAAATAGTGACTTAAATCAATCAAACTATCCATGAATGAATAAACGGTTTTTGTGTCTAATTGAGCAAACATGAGTTCCTCCTTCACGTGTCTTATTAACTATTATACTATGAAAAAGCTTTTACTGCCTCTATTTTCCTCTGTACCTATTGACTATGACATTATGAATAAGAAGAAAACATCATAAAGCTTGACATTTCAAATGTTTTTTTGTACCATTTATTTAGTACAACTACCTATATTATTTTGAAAGGAGACCACATGTCTTGGAAATTTGATGAAAAATCTCCTATTTATGCGCAGATAGCACAGCATGTTATGATGCAAATTATCAGTCAAGAAATCAAGAGTGGAGACCAACTCCCAACTGTTCGTGAATATGCTGAAATAGCTGGTGTTAATCCTAACACCATGCAAAGAGCGTTTACAGAGCTTGAACGTGAAGGAATGGTTTATTCGCAACGTACTGCTGGTCGTTTTGTCACTGACGACCAAGAATTAATCGCTCGTAAAAGACGAGAACTAGCAATTAGTGAATTAGAATCATTTGTTAACAATATGACCAAAATAGGATTTGATCGTACTGAAATTATTCCTGTTTTAACAACCTTTTTAGAGGAGGCTTCAGAATAATGGCACAACTATTGCAACTGCACCATGTCTCAAAATCCTATCGAGGAAAAAAAGCCATTGACGACTTAACTGTCACTATTCCTAGTGGGAAAATCATTGGATTATTGGGACCAAATGGAAGCGGCAAGACAACACTTATTAAGTTGGTAAATGGTCTTTTACAGCCAAATAAAGGAGACATTGTCATTGATGGCTACCGTCCATCTGTTGATACTAAGAAAATTATCTCCTATTTGCCAGATACCACTTACCTTAACGAAAACATGAAAATCAAGGATATGTTAGATTTCTTTAGTGATTTTTACAATGATTTTGATAAGACTAAGGCAACTAGTCTCTTAAGGGATTTAGAATTAAACCCAGAAAATCGCTTTAAAAACCTTTCAAAAGG
Coding sequences within:
- a CDS encoding DNA polymerase III subunit alpha translates to MFAQLDTKTVYSFMDSLIDLSHYFEQAKQLGYQTIGIMDQDNLYATYHFIRGCQKHGLQPVVGLEMDLVYQEELLQLKLIAKNTAGYHSLLKLSTEKMSGALDIDYLCQHLEGVAVIIPHRYLSPNLTLPFDYLVGVDETTDFTQITYQHQPIPLRTVRYFSHDDLETLHMLHAIRDNLTLAETHLVESNQDLVDCQTMTAFYQENCPQALHELENLVAGIHYDFDTDLKLPRFNRNKPAKQELKELTEAGLKEKGVWKEPYQSRLQHELAIISDMGFDDYFLIVWDLLRFGRSKGYYMGMGRGSAAGSLVAYALNITGIDPVQHDLLFERFLNKERYSMPDIDIDLPDIYRSEFLRYVRNRYGSEHSAQIVTFSTFGPKQAIRDVFKRFGVPEYELTKLTKKIGFRDSLATVYEKSVSFRQVINSRAEFQKAFAIAKRIEGNPRQTSIHAAGIVMSDDTLTNHIPLKSGDDMMITQYDAHAVEANGLLKMDFLGLRNLTLVQKMQEKVAKDYGHQIDIAAIDLEDPQTLALFARGDTKGIFQFEQNGAINLLKRIKPQHFEEIVATTSLNRPGASDYTANFIKRREGQEKIDLIDPVIAPILEPTYGIMLYQEQVMQIAQVYAGFTLGKADLLRRAMSKKNLQEMQKMEEEFIAGAKHLGRAEETARGLFRRMEKFAGYGFNRSHAFAYSALAFQLAYFKTHYPAVFYDIMMNYSSSDYITDALESDFQVAQVTINTIPYTDKIEASKIYMGLKNIKGVPRDFAYWIIDQRPFNSVEDFLTRTPGKYQKVAFLDPLIKIGLFDCFEPNRKKILENLDSLLIFVNELGSLFADSSFSWIETDDYTATDKYYMEQELIGVGMSKHPLIEIAEKSSQSFTPISYLTKDTEATVLVQIDSIRIIRTKTSGQQMAFLSVNDTKKKLDVTFFPEQYASYKDFLREGQLYYLKGRIKERDHRLQMVGQQVQVATSQKYWLLVATHQFDAQISEILTAFPGPIPVVIHYQESKETIELTHLQVQLVPALEEKLHPYVLKTVFR
- a CDS encoding ABC transporter ATP-binding protein; this encodes MAQLLQLHHVSKSYRGKKAIDDLTVTIPSGKIIGLLGPNGSGKTTLIKLVNGLLQPNKGDIVIDGYRPSVDTKKIISYLPDTTYLNENMKIKDMLDFFSDFYNDFDKTKATSLLRDLELNPENRFKNLSKGNKEKAQLILVMSRKAKLYILDEPIGGVDPAARDYILKTIINNYSEDASVIISTHLISDIEPILDEVIFLKKGKLCLSGNADDLREKHQQSIDSLFRETYKV
- a CDS encoding GntR family transcriptional regulator; the protein is MSWKFDEKSPIYAQIAQHVMMQIISQEIKSGDQLPTVREYAEIAGVNPNTMQRAFTELEREGMVYSQRTAGRFVTDDQELIARKRRELAISELESFVNNMTKIGFDRTEIIPVLTTFLEEASE